From the genome of Henningerozyma blattae CBS 6284 chromosome 8, complete genome:
AAAATTTGTCGAAATAAACTATGATTTTTGAAAGAATGCATTACTGTGTTTACTAAACTCATagtaaacaaaaaaagtaaaaaaaatagttctgtttttttctaattatttataataatttaaagtaaatttgtttaattGCGCTATCTAATTTACCATGATATGCACACCTCCACTAcaaactatttttttttctttttgacatttaataattttttttaaaaaaatatggtacgtcttatttattaatttatttatcataatttatttcatttttttagtttacAATCCTTAATTCCGGAAGAATTAGCggaacttttttttgttataaaggatttaattgatatgtttaatatttattaggAAATATGATAAACATTTAAAATGATGAGACTGATAAGGGTTTAAAAGCTTAATTTCTATTGGTTAAGCTTAAGCtgtgaaaaataatagtggTATATAATGCAAAAGTGACGAAATTTGTATAAAATCTATAatattgtttattattCGAAAAGGTCTTAGCGTGGCATTCAATGAATTAGTTATCATTAAGGGTATTAACTTCCCAGGTTTTCAAGTCTTTGTATATAGATGTGTTTTGACGTGTAGAATTATTCAGATGTAAGATTAATGTTTCCAAAGTCATACCattcaaattcataaaACTATCGACATCTCGAACGATTATTTTTCTGATCTCATCCCGTGTTTTATTGGAATCTGAGAACCTTCCATTCGAGATAGAATTACTACATTCCATCTCAACATATTTCATTAGTAAACTTTTAgcttcaaaattaaaaacattttttttgaccaaatttatattaaaattgttattgATTAATTGTTCTTTAATCGAAAGCGTTCCAGAGGAGCCAATATACCAATCTCTATAAACATCCCATATAGTTGCTgcaaatgaatttttcaaatatgtcgtattatctttttcagGTGGatttatatcattattagtagtagtgctaatattatttgatgaaggACTAAATGAATTAGGTATTGGTATCGATGGGCGTGGAGCTGTAATCGATTGGGTAGATGAGTCATTATTTGACCCAGATATGAAAGGTCTATAATCcatagaattattttgtgGTTCgttatttatctttaaaggagtaattttttgtttcttatATTGAGTAATTCCATTATTATCGGACTCAGGCAACGATTGAAGTAAATGCTTTTGTTGGAGTTTTGGCATGACATGATCTGTTTCATGACTTGCTGATGTAACCAAGTTTTTAATCGTTTTTGGTGATGTGATATTAGTATTCAATTTGTAATttccaatattaatatcattagtCAAACTTTGCAGAGCATTTGCTTTAAAAGAATGAGAACTTGAAACAGTAACACTCAAGCCGGGTGACAAAAATTGAATAGAGGGGTTATCTGTTTTATTCTTTGGGGCCGTTGGCGTTTTGTTGATAATTGGAGGTAATATGTGGACAGATTTGCTTCCTGACATATCTATTGAAGGGGGTGTTTTGGGTTTTTGTGACTCTATACTGGAACGTGTAAGTGATGTAGCTTGTATATCTGTGCGATTTAATTTAGAGGGGTAAGTTTGAGAAGGGATTGTCAGTGAAGAACTCTCTTGTGGTTTCCTTATATTTTCACTTGTTACAGAAGTTGAGTttaaactattatttttattattttgtaaacgGTTATCTTCCTGTTCAgattgtaaattattaagtACTTTTAATTGTAGATCTATCATTGTATTGCAGCTCATTTTCATGGCAGATAAATCGTTTTGCATATCATCAACGGCACGCcctaaaaaaatatttcgtTCTAATGTATCTTGTATTTGTTtatcaagaatttttttattctcacttaattcatctttaaaattattacttgaGCATacattttttgtatttgaCCCTGCATGAGTGTCGTTAATACTCTTTGAGtgcaaaatattttcaaattgagGAAAGAAAGACTGTACATAATGAAGTAAATTTCCATATATATTTGGACTTCGAGATAAATAAGTACAATCCTGAATAAATACACGTCCaaagaattcaaataaattacaaaacgaatataatttaaaattagttCTGTGGTAATATTTCATATCACTTCTTAATTTTGGCAGCCAAGGAAATACCATATTACTCAAAACCTTATCAAAATTGtttccattattatcaaatcgtaatttcttattgattaaaaaatcattttgaTCTGTGAGGTTTTCAGGAGTTGAATATATATGACTTTTTAATGggttaaagatattattaatgattgaACTGGGATCTAATAGTGGGAaactttcaaaattttgagCAGTGATAGGAATCTTGGGATTATGCCAAACTAAAAACATAAACATGGTTAAAGCAAACACAGGACATTGTGTAATGTCTTCATCTCTTTGTAATTCTTGATAATATTCTGCTTTTACTAATCCTGTTGATTGCGTTAATTGCGTTTTTCTTACGATCAACATATTTGCATTCTTATTAGTTGTATACAtatctattaatttaatagatGCAACATCGATTAAGTCAACATTACAGTAgtattgaagaagaaattgaacAATTGTTGAAAATCCAGAAACAAGGGCAGgtgaattgaaatttgaagCTAATTTATCCtgttgttttaaataatgtctTAGTTGATTTTCAACTGTTGATTTTAACGAAGAAGAAATACCTGGCGGAGTTTTTTCATTGGTATTATTCGTAGCGGTTTGATACAAGTCCATCAATGTtcagatatatataatttattttcttttttctttttaatttttttaatgatctaattattatttttttttttgtttttaattttactattattaaacaCAGTTATCTTAACTTAGTATATAAACACCACCagtaaataattatatgcTAACATCGAATTGAGAGTTTGATATATCTTTGGGTCTTAGCTTTACCAATCTTTACTCAATTATAGGTGCAAAGTTCATGTacatatatgtatatatatatatattttaattagtTCTTAACCAAACGAGGTCAACCAATTTAGTTGGCCATTCACACGGATCCAAAAAAGATCTAAACATACGCCTATACAACCCCTTCCAAGTcatgtttaataattaaacgCCGACAACTCAATAGTTACAGCCTTGTTATTTTGTATTAGTGGAGCTATTGGAACATGCTTAAAAATGTGACGTGGGAGAAATCGTAACTAAGTGGGCCCTGTAACAAACCTGTCACGTAAATGGCATATTAAAACGTTACTTATCTTGGGATATAATTCATAATAACACACTCCAATCAATCATTCCGGGTATGCTTCTAATTTTGACCTATTGATATGCGTATTGGTGTAATGTAGAAATTGGCTCGAGCTTAAAAGGGTGATTTGGAATTTGAGTCATGCTAGTAgtaaatgaagaatttttatatcttACTTACCTTCAGTTACTAGAGGAAGCTGGGTGGAAGGATGTACAACACTAACGGAGTACATTTTGGGATATATCTAAGTCTAGAAAAAGGGGACTCAAATTAAGATctgaaatagaaaatacATTCTCAAACCGCCATtttagaagatttattttatagatGAGACCATCACCTGTAAAATGATGATCTATACATGATCCAGAAAACGTtcctttaaatttaattttgaccTTTATAGCtcatatttttgttttattttaataaaaacaaagtAAGGTATGCATAATAACCTGATAGtttattaaagtaaaacaatagaaaataaaaaattatggaaAATAACTATAATCCAAGCCTGTGTTATATCTTGTCTTCTTCATATCTTGTTTTGTCTGGGAATCTGCTCtcctttttaaaaaataggtataatctttataattttactatgctttggaaaaaaatcagATACAATTTTTGTGAAATTTTCTCGTATCTCGTGATATCACGTGGACTGAAAAATTAAGCGTCAACTActtgaaatataatacattaaaatattggtGATGATTCTAAATAAAGCAAACGCGTTTAACAATAAGAGACACTAAAGGGAATACATTTGGAATCagtactttttttttgagaAGGTGCAATCGATATGTCTCAAGATCCTAGCCAATCAGCGAAGCCAAATGTGGCTGATACCAAAAATGCCAAGCAAGCAAATGGTACTTCCCAATCTAGTGGGACTCCATCTAGACCTTCCACAGGTCAAAGCAAGCTTAATGGACCATTCTCAGCATCCGATTTAAATCGTATTGTATTGGAATATCTTAATAAAAAGGGTTACCATCGTACTGAGGCTATGCTAAGAGCTGAGAGTGGACGTACATTAACCccacaaaataaaaacagtCCAGCAAGTCCCAAGTCTGGAACCTTACCTGAACCTTCTACTACTCCAGCTACTGCTGAGAAACATGTCAGACCTGTAAGCAATCCAGTACCAGCAAAGAGAAATTCCGATGGTGAAATCATTTCTTATGAAAACTTGCAAAATGCCACTTCTCCAGAGAGTTGTATTCGTGCTTATTccattttgaaaaattgggTTGATTCATCATTAGAAATTTATAGAAGTGAATTAACTTACATCATGTATCcgatttttatttacatgTTTTTGACTTTGGTCGCTAAAAATCCTGTTCATGCACGTCGATTCTTTGATAAGTATTCTGTTGATTATAGAGTTTATCATGGAAGtgaaattaatagattGTTTAGTGTCAATTCGATTGAtcatattaaagaaaacgAATTAGCCAGCTCTTTCcagaataataaatatcgTGTAACTATGTCAAGAACTACCTTAAATTTggttttatatttcttaaatgaaaatgaaagtGTGGGAGgttctttaataataagtttaataaatcaacaTTTAGAACCAAATGTAGTTGATACAGTTACGTCTAGAGACAAATTAGGTGATGGTATTAAACATTCGACGGAGCCTGGCTCTGGTACTACAATAGATTCAAGTATAAATTCTGCTCCTGTAAAACTAGGGCCTTTTccaaaagaagaagaatttaaaaaagaagttgaaacagaattgaaaattaaagatgaacAAGAACGTAACCAACTTCAAAAAGAAGCAGGCAATTCTGAGGAAgtagaatataaaaaatctcTGGTTcaagaatataaagaaatgaATAATGAAGTGAAAAAAAGTGATACCAATAGAGATGGTTCTAATAGAGATGAAGCAACTACCAACGATAAAGATGACGTGAATTTAGATGATAGAACATC
Proteins encoded in this window:
- the TBLA0H03610 gene encoding uncharacterized protein (similar to Saccharomyces cerevisiae GCR1 (YPL075W); ancestral locus Anc_8.543), producing the protein MDLYQTATNNTNEKTPPGISSSLKSTVENQLRHYLKQQDKLASNFNSPALVSGFSTIVQFLLQYYCNVDLIDVASIKLIDMYTTNKNANMLIVRKTQLTQSTGLVKAEYYQELQRDEDITQCPVFALTMFMFLVWHNPKIPITAQNFESFPLLDPSSIINNIFNPLKSHIYSTPENLTDQNDFLINKKLRFDNNGNNFDKVLSNMVFPWLPKLRSDMKYYHRTNFKLYSFCNLFEFFGRVFIQDCTYLSRSPNIYGNLLHYVQSFFPQFENILHSKSINDTHAGSNTKNVCSSNNFKDELSENKKILDKQIQDTLERNIFLGRAVDDMQNDLSAMKMSCNTMIDLQLKVLNNLQSEQEDNRLQNNKNNSLNSTSVTSENIRKPQESSSLTIPSQTYPSKLNRTDIQATSLTRSSIESQKPKTPPSIDMSGSKSVHILPPIINKTPTAPKNKTDNPSIQFLSPGLSVTVSSSHSFKANALQSLTNDINIGNYKLNTNITSPKTIKNLVTSASHETDHVMPKLQQKHLLQSLPESDNNGITQYKKQKITPLKINNEPQNNSMDYRPFISGSNNDSSTQSITAPRPSIPIPNSFSPSSNNISTTTNNDINPPEKDNTTYLKNSFAATIWDVYRDWYIGSSGTLSIKEQLINNNFNINLVKKNVFNFEAKSLLMKYVEMECSNSISNGRFSDSNKTRDEIRKIIVRDVDSFMNLNGMTLETLILHLNNSTRQNTSIYKDLKTWEVNTLNDN